A genomic stretch from Microbacterium proteolyticum includes:
- a CDS encoding MotA/TolQ/ExbB proton channel family protein: MDPLQEPLRAAARSSRVHLTQRETDIMNAAALWMAGTILGLIICFAGIVKLVVIGYYPNEYLPALLATIIGLVIAVPCHVMHRRAKEEK; encoded by the coding sequence CTGGATCCTCTTCAAGAACCCCTTCGGGCTGCTGCCCGCTCTTCTCGCGTCCATCTGACGCAGAGAGAGACGGACATCATGAACGCTGCAGCCCTCTGGATGGCCGGCACCATCCTCGGCCTCATCATCTGCTTCGCCGGAATCGTCAAACTCGTCGTCATCGGCTACTACCCGAACGAGTACCTCCCGGCGCTCCTCGCCACCATCATCGGCCTCGTCATCGCCGTCCCGTGCCACGTCATGCACCGCCGCGCCAAGGAAGAGAAGTAG
- a CDS encoding helix-turn-helix domain-containing protein: MEGDLQRTLGRNLRAHRQKLGLSQEQFAEKLGYHRTYIGGIEQGLRNLSLRSVERLAADLHVDPLELLRTPEQHDEANLSGEDGAPKLQYARSRVPGE, encoded by the coding sequence ATGGAAGGCGACCTTCAGCGCACACTCGGGCGCAACCTCCGCGCCCATAGGCAGAAGCTCGGCCTCAGCCAGGAGCAGTTCGCCGAGAAGCTGGGGTACCACCGGACTTACATTGGGGGGATCGAGCAAGGGCTACGGAACTTGAGTCTGCGATCAGTCGAACGGCTCGCCGCGGACTTGCACGTAGATCCGCTTGAGCTTCTCAGAACACCCGAGCAACACGATGAGGCTAACCTCTCAGGTGAGGACGGTGCGCCTAAGCTGCAATACGCGCGATCCCGTGTGCCGGGAGAGTGA
- a CDS encoding DUF6907 domain-containing protein — MTVGDAVDDTDKEERCPPWCVADHQHQGNADQRWHYSACVELPLVELAPLGGVPGEKLVDTAVAFDVALERPWGSTTAYVLLGVGSERVRTFCLTLESAERLVAAVQDAVRVGKRSA, encoded by the coding sequence GTGACTGTAGGAGACGCCGTAGATGACACCGACAAGGAAGAGCGTTGCCCGCCCTGGTGCGTAGCCGACCACCAACACCAAGGCAACGCCGACCAGCGCTGGCACTACAGCGCGTGCGTCGAGCTGCCGCTTGTCGAACTCGCCCCGTTGGGCGGTGTGCCCGGAGAAAAGCTGGTGGACACGGCGGTGGCGTTCGATGTCGCGCTTGAGCGACCTTGGGGTTCGACGACCGCCTATGTTCTGCTCGGCGTCGGGTCCGAACGGGTTCGCACCTTCTGCCTAACGCTCGAGAGCGCCGAGCGGCTTGTCGCGGCCGTGCAGGACGCGGTCCGCGTTGGGAAGCGCAGCGCGTAG